The Kosakonia sp. SMBL-WEM22 sequence TCATCCTGCAAGCGCAGATGGCGCATCGCATCAACCTGCTCGCGGATCGCGTCGGCATAAATGCCCAGCAGATCGTCGCCGCGACAGCGAAATTCCGCTGAGACATGCACATCATAGTAGTGATGGAACACCGCTTGCTGCATGTGCAGTTTGTAGGCATCGGTATCCAGCAGCGTTTGCAGACCAGAAAAAGCGAGTTGAGTCATGGCGCGCAGTTGCATCCTCTTACAGGAGCGTTTAGTAGATTAAACAAAGCAAGTAAGTCGCTGGAGTATACCTTGTTTACTCATTTAGTGAACCCCATCACACCATATCGTCGAAAAAGGGTCGATGGCTTTTCGTGCCCACTGTTATAAAAATGTAGCAGACAGAGCTTTTCCCTCTGAAAAGATAAACATTCTGCGTGGCGCGTTTCTAGCAACCGGAATAGACTGGAACCGTAACCAACAGAAGATGCTAAAGGTTTTTTATGACACAACAGCCACAAGCCAAATACCGCCACGACTACCGTGCGCCGGACTACCTGATTAGTGATATTGACTTGACCTTCGACCTTGACGCCGCAAAAACCGTCGTCACTGCGCTGAGCAACGTGTCACGCCAAAGCGTATCTGCTGCGCCGCTGCGCCTGGATGGCGGCGATCTGACCCTGATCTCCCTGCATATTAACGACCAACCCTGGACGAACTATAAAAAAGAGGGCGGTCAGCTGGTGATCGACGGTCTGCCGGATCGTTTTACCTTACGCATCGTTAATGAGATCAGCCCGGCGGCGAACACCGCGCTCGAAGGGCTCTATCAATCCGGTGAAGCGCTCTGTACCCAGTGTGAAGCGGAAGGGTTCCGTCATATCACCTGGTACCTCGATCGCCCGGACGTGCTGGCGCGCTTTACCACCAAACTGATTGCCGATAAAACCCGCTACCCATTCCTGCTCTCTAACGGCAACCGTGTCGATCAGGGCGAGCTGGAAAATGGCCGTCATTGGGTGCAGTGGCAGGATCCCTTCCCGAAACCTTGCTATCTCTTTGCGCTGGTGGCCGGTGATTTCGATGTACTGCGCGATACCTTTACTACCCGTTCCGGTCGTGAAGTGGCGCTGGAGCTCTATGTCGATCGCGGAAACCTCGATCGCGCGCCGTGGGCGATGACCTCGCTGAAAAACTCAATAAAGTGGGATGAGCAGCGTTTCGGCCTGGAGTACGATCTCGACATCTATATGATCGTCGCCGTCGACTTCTTCAATATGGGCGCGATGGAGAACAAAGGGTTGAACATCTTCAACTCCAAGTATGTTCTCGCCCGCACCGATACCGCGACCGATAAAGACTATCTCGATATTGAGCGCGTGATTGGTCATGAATATTTCCATAACTGGACCGGTAACCGCGTCACCTGCCGTGACTGGTTCCAGCTGAGCCTGAAAGAGGGGCTAACGGTCTTCCGCGATCAGGAGTTCAGCTCCGATCTCGGCTCCCGCGCCGTTAACCGCATTAATAATGTGCGCACCATGCGCGGCATGCAATTCGCCGAAGACGCCAGCCCGATGGCGCACCCGATTCGCCCGGAAAAAGTTATTGAGATGAATAACTTCTACACCCTGACGGTGTACGAAAAAGGGGCGGAGGTGATCCGTATGCTGCACACCCTGCTGGGGGAAGAGAATTTCCAGAAAGGGATGCAGCTCTATTTTGAGCGCCATGACGGCAGCGCAGCGACCTGCGATGATTTTGTGCAGGCGATGGAAGATGCGTCCAATATCGATCTCTCCCATTTCCGCC is a genomic window containing:
- the pepN gene encoding aminopeptidase N; this translates as MTQQPQAKYRHDYRAPDYLISDIDLTFDLDAAKTVVTALSNVSRQSVSAAPLRLDGGDLTLISLHINDQPWTNYKKEGGQLVIDGLPDRFTLRIVNEISPAANTALEGLYQSGEALCTQCEAEGFRHITWYLDRPDVLARFTTKLIADKTRYPFLLSNGNRVDQGELENGRHWVQWQDPFPKPCYLFALVAGDFDVLRDTFTTRSGREVALELYVDRGNLDRAPWAMTSLKNSIKWDEQRFGLEYDLDIYMIVAVDFFNMGAMENKGLNIFNSKYVLARTDTATDKDYLDIERVIGHEYFHNWTGNRVTCRDWFQLSLKEGLTVFRDQEFSSDLGSRAVNRINNVRTMRGMQFAEDASPMAHPIRPEKVIEMNNFYTLTVYEKGAEVIRMLHTLLGEENFQKGMQLYFERHDGSAATCDDFVQAMEDASNIDLSHFRRWYSQAGTPIVSVQDDYNPNTEQYTLTISQRTPPTAEQQEKLPLHIPFDIELYDNEGKVIPLQKEGHPVHNVLNVTQAEQTFVFDNVYFQPVPSLLRDFSAPVKLEYKWSDQQLTFLMRHAKNDFARWDAAQSLLATHIKLNVARHQQGLALSLPLHVADAFRAILLDAQIDPALAAEILTLPSVNEIAELFDIIDPVAIAAVREALTRTLATELADEFLAVYNAQKLDSYRVEHADIGKRSLRNTCLRYLAFGDAQLADKLVSQQYHEADNMTDALAALAAAVAAQLPGRDALMQAYDDKWHQDGLVMDKWFILQATSPAANALETVRGLLQHRSFTLSNPNRIRSLIGAFASSNPAAFHAEDGSGYRFLAEMLTELNSRNPQVASRLIEPLIRFKRYDEGRQALMRKALEQLKALPNLSGDLYEKVSKALA